CGGAAAAGGGCGGCTCGCCGGCGAAATCGTCGTAATCCTGCAGTTCTGGCTCGGGCGCGAAATCCTCGACCGGAACCGGCGCGGGCGGCACCGGGACCGGCCGCGGCGCGGCGCGCGGCTGCGGCGCCGGGGCGGGCGCCGACGGCATCTGGGCAGCCGGCGCCGCTGCGGCGGCCGCACGCGGCGGCGGCGGTTCCTGGAACCAGCTATTCTTGCACGAGGCGCAGCGCACCTGCCGCCCGGTCGGACCTACGGCGCTGTCGGGAACGACATAGCGTGTGTCGCAGACTGGGCAGGAAAGGATCATTGCTGTCGGGCCTTGGCTTGTGCGTTGGAATCTAAGCACGGCAAAGCGGGACGGCGCAAGTAAATGCCGTGTTTACGGGGCCCTCCCCGCCATGCCATGGCTGGTTGCAGTTAGGCCGGTAAGCGGAGGCGCGTCTGGGCGCGGCGGGCAGCATCGTACAGTTCGAGAATGTCGGCCTGCGCTACGGCACGGGGACCGAGACGCTGTCCGATCTCACTTTCTCGCTGCGGGAGGGAGGTTTCTACTTCCTCACCGGACCATCGGGCGCGGGGAAAACCTCGCTCTTGAAGCTGCTCTATCTTGCCCAGCGTCCCAGCCGCGGCCTGATCCGCCTGTTCGGCGAGGATATCGTGACGATGCCGCGCAAGCGCCTGCCCGGCTTCCGCCGCCGGATCGGCGTCGTTTTCCAGGATTTCCGCCTGGTCCCGCACCTCTCCGCCTTCGACAATGTCGCCTTGCCGCTGCGCGTCGCCGGGGTCGAGGACCGCGACCTCGAGACGCCGGTCAACGAGATGCTGTCCTGGGTCGGCCTCGGCCACCGCGCCACCGCCCGGCCGGCGACCCTCTCGGGCGGCGAGCAGCAAAGGGTGGCGATCGCCCGCGCCGTGATCGCCCGGCCCGAATTGCTGGTCGCCGACGAGCCGACCGGCAACGTCGATCCGGAAATGGCGCGCCGCCTGCTTCACCTGTTCGACGCGCTCAACAAGCTCGGCACGACCGTCGTCGTCGCCACCCACGACGTGCACCTCATCTCCAGCGTCTCGGGATTCGAGATGCTGCGGCTCGATCGTGGCCAGATCGCCGACCCGACCGGGGCGCTGCGCCATCCGCCGCGCAGGATCGACGCGTGAAGGGCGGAACTCGCAAGTTCGGGACCGCCGACCGCCGGCTGCTGCCCGAAGGGCGGCTGGCCGGGCCGATGCCCTGGGTGATCGCGATCATGATGTTCCTGACCGTGCTGGCCGCCGCGGCCGGCCTCGGGCTCGGCCAGGCGACGCGCACCTTGAACGCCGATATCGGCAACCGCATCACCGTCCAGGTCGTGGAGGCGAACCCGGACTTCCGTGAGGCCCAGGCCGCGGCCGCGATGGCCGAGCTGAAACGGCTGCCCGGCATCGGATCCGTCCGCCGCATCGAGGCCGCAGAGATGGAGCGACTGCTCGAGCCGTGGCTGGGCGAGGGCGGGCTCCAGGCGGAGCTGCCGGTGCCGGCGATGATCGACGCCGAGCTGAGTGCGGAAGCCTATGCCGATCTCGACGCGATCCGCGCGGCCATCCTCGACGTCGCTCCGTCGGCGCGGGTCGACGACAATGCGCAATGGCTGGCCCCGCTGGCGACATTGATCGATGCCTTGCGCCTGCTCGCGGCGGCGTTGGTGCTGCTGATGGTGGGCGCGAGCGCGGCAACCGTCGTGCTCGCCGCGCGCGCCGCGCTCGACACGCATCGCAACACGATCGAGGTGATGCATTTGATGGGGGCGACGGACATCCAGGTCGCACGCCTGTTCCAGCGCCGGATCGCGCTCGACGCCTTGTTCGGCGGGCTGGTCGGGCTGGTCGCCGCGGCGATCGTGCTGCTGGTGATCGGCAGCCGCGTCGGCGCGCTGGGATCGGAGCTGCTGGGTTCGGCCGGCCTGCCGCCGACGAGCTGGCTGGTGCTGGTCCTGCTGCCGGCGGCCGGCGTTTTTCTTGCGATGCTGGTTGCCCGCACCACGATTTTGAGGGCATTGGGCCGGCTCCTATGATCGTCCGTGCCGTCTCCGCCCTGCTCCTGCTCTATGCGCTCGGCTATGCCCTGTTCGTGGTGGCGCTGCCGCGCCCGGCCGACGACCGCCAGACCGACGCCATCGTCGTGCTCACCGGCGCCGGCGGACGGGTGCAGCGCGGGCTCGACCTCATCCAGCGCGGCCGGGCCAAGCGCATGCTGATTTCGGGCACCGCCCGAACCGTCCGGCCGATCGAGCTCGCCGAGCGCTACGACGTCGATCCGGCCCTGTTCAAATGCTGCATCGATCTTGGTCGCGAGGCGGTCGACACCCGCTCGAACGCCGACGAGACCGCGCGCTGGCTGGAGAAGCGCAAGCTCAGGACGGTGCGGCTCGTCACCACCGACTGGCACATGCCGCGCGCGCGCTTCGAACTGTCGCGCCAGCTCGGGGATGGCTACGAGCTGATCGGCGATGCGGTCCAGAGCAATCCCAGCTTCCGGCAGCTCTTCACCGAG
This portion of the Sphingomonas sp. LY54 genome encodes:
- the ftsE gene encoding cell division ATP-binding protein FtsE — encoded protein: MGAAGSIVQFENVGLRYGTGTETLSDLTFSLREGGFYFLTGPSGAGKTSLLKLLYLAQRPSRGLIRLFGEDIVTMPRKRLPGFRRRIGVVFQDFRLVPHLSAFDNVALPLRVAGVEDRDLETPVNEMLSWVGLGHRATARPATLSGGEQQRVAIARAVIARPELLVADEPTGNVDPEMARRLLHLFDALNKLGTTVVVATHDVHLISSVSGFEMLRLDRGQIADPTGALRHPPRRIDA
- a CDS encoding cell division protein FtsX, producing the protein MKGGTRKFGTADRRLLPEGRLAGPMPWVIAIMMFLTVLAAAAGLGLGQATRTLNADIGNRITVQVVEANPDFREAQAAAAMAELKRLPGIGSVRRIEAAEMERLLEPWLGEGGLQAELPVPAMIDAELSAEAYADLDAIRAAILDVAPSARVDDNAQWLAPLATLIDALRLLAAALVLLMVGASAATVVLAARAALDTHRNTIEVMHLMGATDIQVARLFQRRIALDALFGGLVGLVAAAIVLLVIGSRVGALGSELLGSAGLPPTSWLVLVLLPAAGVFLAMLVARTTILRALGRLL
- a CDS encoding YdcF family protein, which encodes MIVRAVSALLLLYALGYALFVVALPRPADDRQTDAIVVLTGAGGRVQRGLDLIQRGRAKRMLISGTARTVRPIELAERYDVDPALFKCCIDLGREAVDTRSNADETARWLEKRKLRTVRLVTTDWHMPRARFELSRQLGDGYELIGDAVQSNPSFRQLFTEYNKYLLRRAAVVVGI